The genomic segment GCGTTACCGGCGCAATTATTGTCACTGTGCTGGGCTGGATCGCCCAAGCCGCCGTGATCGGTCACGTATGGAGCGTGACTGCCGTATCCGATATCGCACTTGTCTGGCGCGTAATTGCAGGCATGATGCCTTTGCACTACCCAACCTTTGCAGTGACCTCCATCGGTAATGGAGGAACCATGTCCGCCGTGTGGATGGCAGTTGCTGTTCTTGTTGCGATGGGCGTAATCGGTGCAATAGCGCTGCGGAAACCTAAGGCTGTTGCTGTTCCAGTTGCTGTTGAGGAAGAAGAGGAAGACCAGACCATGTGACCAAGAACGATGGTTTGGTGGTGTCTTTTGGTCGTATAGGACGGTTTGGAGTTTGGGCAACCAGACAGGGCGACCGAGGTTGGTGATTTTTTACGGGTTCTCGGTCGTCTGGTCTGGTTTGTTGGAGTTAGCGCAGACGGTAGCCCGAACCACGGATGGTTTCCACCCGCTGGGCACCAATCTTTTTCCGGAGTGCACGGACGTAGACATCCACCACATTTGAACCAGGATCCCAATCCATATCCCACACCAATCGGAGGAGTTGGGCGCGGGAGAGAATCTGGCCGGGATGGCGCATGAGCGTTTCTAAGAGATCGACTTCGCGACGGGAAAGGTCGTGCCAGGAGCCGTCGATAAGCACGCGCTGGGTACGCAGATCAAGCTCCAAGTCGCCGTTGCGCAGTACACGCGTATCGGTTTGCGTTTCTTGTGGGGTGTGCTTGGCGAGGCGTAATTTGATGCGCGCGAGTAACTCTGCAAATTGGAATGGCTTCGGCATATAATCATCTGCGCCGCCTTCGAGGGTACGGAGACGATCTTCGATGTTGGTGCGCGCGGTCAGGACGATAATGGGCAGCGTGACCTTGAGGTTTCTTAGCTGTTCGAGGACATCGGCTCCATCCATATGAGGTAGGCCAAGATCCAAAATCATGAGATCGAAATCGCCTGAATGGGCACGGGCGAAAGCTGTCGCACCAGACTC from the Corynebacterium crudilactis genome contains:
- a CDS encoding response regulator transcription factor; this translates as MSKILLAEDDAGISDFIIRGLIREGFECEVAESGATAFARAHSGDFDLMILDLGLPHMDGADVLEQLRNLKVTLPIIVLTARTNIEDRLRTLEGGADDYMPKPFQFAELLARIKLRLAKHTPQETQTDTRVLRNGDLELDLRTQRVLIDGSWHDLSRREVDLLETLMRHPGQILSRAQLLRLVWDMDWDPGSNVVDVYVRALRKKIGAQRVETIRGSGYRLR